TTACAAGAAATGCTTGATCAGCCATTACTTAAAAAATCCTTGTGGCACATGATGCGAGCAAAACAACAAAATATGGAATAGGTATGAAGCAGAAAGTCGTTGTTTTTAGTCGAATTGATGCAGAGGTATTACAGCGCCTAGAGCAGCGTTATCACGTGGTGGTCATCAACCCGAAAGCAGGAGATGTAAATACGCAAATCCGTGAGCAAGTTACGGATGCGGATGCCATGATTGGTGCAGGGCGTTTACTTAATCAAAAAAACCTAGAAACTGCGAAACAGCTCAAAATTATCTCTAGTGTCAGTGTTGGCTATGACAACTATGATTTGAACTACTTAAACCAAGCAAAAATTTGGCTCAGCCACACCCCACATGTGTTGACTGAAACGACTGCCGATTTGGCCTTTACTTTGTTGATGAGTGCGGCGCGCCAAGTGCCATATTTAGATCAATGGACCAAAACAGGTCAGTGGTCGCGTACTGTTGGGCAGGCACAATTTGGTCAGGAAATTTTTGGTCAAACATTAGGTATTATCGGCCTAGGAAATATTGGTGCGGCAATTGCACGACGGGGCTTTCATGGTTTCAATATGAATATTTTGTATCACGGGCGCCGAGAAAAATTAGAATTGGCACAACCCTTAAATGCACGTTTTTGCGAATTAGATAAGCTGTTGGAGCAATCGGACTTCATTGTCGTGGCGGTTGATCAAAACGCGCATACGCAGCACTTGATTGGTGCGGAAGCTTTTAAGAAAATGCAATCTCATGCAGTTTTTGTAAATGTTTCTCGTGGTGCTGTGGTAGATGAACAGGCGCTTATTCAGGCCTTAGAGCAAAAGCAAATTTTTGCAGCAGGGCTGGATGTTTATGAAAAAGAACCGTTGCAAGATTCAGCACTGTTCCAGCTTCACAATGTGGTGACATTGCCGCATATTGGTTCAGCAACCTCCGTAACACGTAGAAAAATGGCAGAGTTAGCTTACCAAAACTTGGTGAAAGTGTTGGAAGGCGGTCAACCTCAATATCTGGTGAATCCTGAATTTAGATAAAAAATTGATAACACTTCATTGCATTTTCATTCAATTATCAATGTTATATTCATTCGATTCCTTTAAATAAAGTCGGGGTGAGGGTTGAAGCGTTTTCTGTGTGCGTGCAGTTTAAGTCTTATTTCGACTGTTGGTTTTGCAGAAGGTCAATTTCTTACGAATGCTCCACAGTTCAATGTGCCTGAGATTGGTTCAGGTATCGGTTTTATTGATCAATATAATGAGCGTTATATTGGTGAAAAAGTTTATCGTGAAGTACAGCGTCAGCTACCTGTTACGCAAAATCCGTGGCTAGAAGATCAACTGATGAATGCTTTTTCAAGCATTTTGAGTCAAACCCAACTTGGTCAACCGATTGGTCTAGTGGTTATTAATGACCCGCAAATTAATGCCTTTGCAGTTCCGGGTGGTTTGTTTGCATTAAATGCTGGTTTGATTACTAATGCCAATAATATGGATGAGGTTGCTGGCGTAATGGCGCATGAAATCGCACACGTCACACAGCGACACTACAGTCGTTCGCAAGAGGCGTTTAAGGGGCAGGGTTTACTCGCGCTAGCAGGGATTTTGGTTGGTGCTTTGGTTGCGTCTCAAGCTGATGGTGATGTTGGTTCAGCAGTCATGGTTGGTACGCAAGCCGCACTCATGGACAAGCAGCTGTCTTATAGTCGTAACCAAGAGCGTGAAGCTGACCGTATAGGGATGCAATACATGTATAGCGCTGGTTACAATCCACAAAGTATGGCTGATTTTTTTGAAGTGATGCACCGTGCAACCAGTCGAGTGAGTTTTTTACCCGACTTTTGGTTCACACACCCACTCACGACTGAGCGAATGAGTGAGGCAAGGCTCAGAGCGAATCAATTGCCTAAAGTGAAATCTACTTGGCGAGATGAAGATTTTGAGATCTTGAAGCTGTATACCATGGTGATCTCGAATCAGGCGACAGAACAGCAACTACAGATGTTGGTGAGTCGTAATAGTTATGCAGCACAACTTGCTTTGGCTAGTTTTTACCTTAAACAAGGTGACTATAAGCTTGCTCAACAAGTGTTAGATCAGGCTAAGTCACATCAGAAATTACATAATCTACAAACCTTGATTCAAGCTGATATTTTGCTTGGACAAAATCGGGTGAATGAAGCTCTTGCTGTAATCCAATCACCTGCGAGCATCATGCCTGAAAATCGGGCTTTAAATTATAAATTGGCTGAAGTTTATATTCGTCAAAATCGACCTGAGCTTGCGCAGCCTGTACTCAATCGTTTTTTGAATAATAATCCGCGTGATGTTAATGCGTGGAGACTGATGCAGCAAGCGGCAAGTTTAGATAAAAAGTCGCCAATGCATACCATTAATGTTCTGCGCTATCGGGCTGAAGTGCAGTTTTGGTCGGGCTTTGAAGAAGAGGCGATTAAATCTTTGTTGCATGCTCAGCGTTTAGCTAAAGATAATGAAGCAATGTCTGCAACGATTAAAATGCGTTTAACCCAAATGCAAAAAGATCGACAATTTAGAGCGTAGAGAAGTGGTATTGTAAATAGAGGGATAAGCGGAGACAAATCGGAATCTGTTTTAAAGCTGAGAATGAATAGATAAAATAAAAGACGAATAATAATTTTTATAGAGGCTAAAACTTTGAACTGCCTTTTTTTAAGGTCAGTTCAACGTATTCGATTTAAAGATTTTTAAATTAAGCCAGTTTTGCTTTAATTTTTGCTGAAACTTGAGAAGGATCGGCGCGCCCGGCTATGAGCGGACGCAGAGAATTCATCACCTTACCCATATCTTTCATGCTAGTAGCTTCTTGCGCTGCAATCGTTTGCGCAATCATGGAATCAAGTTCTTCCTCAGTCATAGCTTCTGGTAGAAATTGAGATAAAACCTCAAGTTCGGCTTGTTCCTTACTAGCTAAATCTTCTCGACCAGCGCCTTCAAAGGCTTTGATCGATTCTTTACGTTGTTTAATTTGTTTTTCAATGACCGCAAGAACTTGAGCGTCGTCAAGTTCTTTGCGCTCATCGACTTCGATTTGCTTAATTGCCGCCTGTAGACTACGAATTACCGTTAACTTATCCATTTCTTTAGCACGCATAGTAGCTTTCAAAACTTCAGTTATTTGGCTTTTTAAAGTAGTCATTATTTAGTCCAGGCAGTCAATCACAAATTAATCTTAGTAAAGGCGAGTAGTACGTACTGATTCACGCGCCAATTTCTTTTGGTAGCGTTTAACAGCAGCAGCTTTTTTGCGCTTACGTTCTTGAGTTGGTTTCTCGTAGAATTCGCGCTTACGAACGTCAGCTAAAACACCCGCTTTTTCGCATGAACGCTTGAAACGACGGATAGCTACGTCTACTGGTTCGCCTTCTTTCAATTTAACTTGTGGCATGAAGAATCCTCATTAAGTTATGGATAAGATCTGGGCGATATTGCCCTGATCACAAGTGAAGGTCAGTATTTTACTCATTTACATCTCATACCACAAGTCTATAATGGTTCACGCAATAGATTTGATACAGGTTATAGGCAGTTTAATGATCGTTTTAGGCTTAGAAACATCTTGTGATGAAACAGGACTTGCCCTTTATGACAGCGAGTTGGGTTTACGTGGGCAAGTGCTGTACAGCCAAATTAAACTGCATGCAGAGTATGGTGGTGTGGTGCCAGAGTTGGCATCGCGAGACCATGTGCGTAAGCTGATTCCATTGATGAATCAACTGCTTGAAGAAAGTGGTGTAAAAAAATCTGAAATTGAAGCCGTGGCCTATACGCGTGGTCCAGGGCTGATGGGTGCGCTGATGACAGGTGCACTGTTTGGCCGAACTTTGGCTTTTGCTTTAAATAAACCTGCAATTGGTGTGCATCATATGGAAGGGCATATGTTGGCACCACTTTTATCGGAAACGCCGCCAGAATTTCCATTTGTAGCACTTTTGGTCTCAGGCGGACATTCTCAACTGATGGCTGCTTATGGTATTGGGCAGTATGAATTGTTGGGTGAGTCGATTGATGATGCAGCAGGTGAAGCCTTTGATAAGGTTGCGAAAATGATGGGATTACCGTATCCAGGTGGCCCAAATATTTCAAAACTGGCGGAGCAAGGTGATCCGAATGCCTTTGCCTTCCCGCGTCCAATGCTGCATCAAGGTTTGGAGTTTTCATTTAGTGGTTTAAAAACAGCCGTATCTGTGCAAATGAAAAAATTAGGTGACGAAAACCGTGATGCGGATATTGCAGCGAGTTTCCAAGAAGCTATCGTGGATACTCTAGTTAAAAAATCTGTGAAAGCGTTGAAGCAAACAGGTTTAAAACGTTTAGTGATCGCTGGTGGTGTCAGCGCCAATAAACGTTTGCGTGAGCGTTTGGAAGCAGATTTAGCCAAGATTCGTGCTCAGGTCTACTATGCCGAACCTGCACTTTGTACGGACAATGGTGCTATGATTGCTTTTGCAGGTTATCAGCGCTTAAAAGCTGGGCAGCATGACGGTTTGGCCGTAACGACAACACCTCGCTGGCCAATGACGGAGTTGACCAATCCCAGTGAAGTATAAGGCTCTCATTTGATAAGCTTAAAGCCCGACTGAATGTTGGGCTTTTTTTACATTTAGGTCTTTATTACAGCGCTATCCAAAAAACGCTGCTTAGACTTTAAGAATATTTTTTAACTCACTTCAATGCAGGTTAGCACTAAGCTTAAAGTATTTACCCATAGGTTTATCCATAGAAATTGGGGATAAGTATGTATGCTGTGATTTTGATTCATTTCAAAAGATTAAAACTATGAGCATTTCTGAATTTAATTAAAATTTTTATTTTATATGATTTTAAAATGTTGATTAATATAATTATTTATATTTTTATTAAGTTTTTATTGCTATGCGAGAATAAAACTCAAAGTCATGAAGGTCAATCACAACATGTAACACTATTTCGCTTTCTGAGTGCAAAATTTTTATTAGTATATATAAAAGGCAGATATAGATTTTCTTAAAAATATCTTAGTCGTATAAATCACGAAGCTATGACGGTCTGTCTTAGGAGCTTTCATTACCACAATGAAAGTACATAATTAGAAGAATATTTAGAGGTGTTACCCATGGCGGCTACTAATGGAATGTTAGATCCAGATGATTCAGTTATTTTATTGATAGACCATCAAAGTGGACTTTTTAATACCGTACGCGATGTACCTGTACCCGACTTGCGCAATTATGTGATTGCAATTGCAAAAGTGGCAACTTTATTAAATATACCTGTAATTACCACAGCTTCCGTACCTGATGGCCCCAATGGTCCTTTAATTCCTGAAATTCACCACTTTGCACCACATGCAGTTTATGTACCCCGGACTGGACAAATTAATACTTGGGACAATCCCTTATTTGTAGATGAAGTTAAAAAAACGGGCAGGAAAACACTGATTATTGCAGGAACCCTGACCAGTGTATGTATGGCATTTCCAGCGGTGAGTGCACGCCAAGAGGGTTACAATGTTTATTGTGTAGTGGATGCTTCAGGAAATTGGAACAAGATGGCTACAGATACATCAATTGCCCGCGTTACTCAAGCAGGAGCCATTCCAACCGATACATTTGCAATCGTGGCAGAGTTAATGCGTACTTGGAACCGTCCTGAAGGCTCGCGTTTTGCTGAAATTCTGTCAGATCATGTCTGCCCAGAGTATAAATGTTTGATGGAGAGTTATGCAAAAGCACAACAAATTTCTAGAGATGGGCCAGAAACTCACTTAGATAAATATCAATAATCAGATCAAAGCTACTTGAACTGATATTCATCCCTCATATTTTCAAATGAAATAACCCAAATTCCGCATTAGAATTTGGGTTATTTCTTTGATCAGACTGAACTATTAGATACAAAAATAATTGAAATAGCTCATGCGTTTAAGTGTTTAACAGTATTGTGAATCTAAAGCTGTTTTAATTTTTGTGAACCGACCCAGTGTTTAGAAAATTGATACGCTGCACGTCCAGAGCGTTGTCCACGCGCCTGACACCAACGAAGTGCTTCGGCTCGCACTGTATCGTCCATGACGATTTGAGCTTTTGCTAAGTAGTGCTGCACGATATCCAAATATAAATTTTGATCTATTGGATAAAAAGACAGCCATAACCCAAAACGATCGGAGAGTGAAATTTTTTCTTCAATCGCTTCTTGTGGATGCAGTTCAGTGTACTGCGGTACGTCGACTCGAGTCACAGGCGTGTTTTCATGCATAAACTCAGGCAGCAAATGACGACGGTTACTGGTGGCATAGATAATAAAATTGCTTGAACCTGACTGCAAAGATCCATCTAGCACACTTTTTAAACTGCGATAGTTTTCATCTTCGGCGTTAAAAGCCAAGTCATCACAATACACAATAAACTTTTCAGGACGCTCTGCGATCAGCTTTTGAATTTCAGGCAGTTCGGATAAATCATCACGTTCAATTTCAATCAGTCTTAAGCCTTGCTCTGCATATTCCGTTAATAAAGCACGCACAATAGAGGACTTACCTGTCCCACGAGAACCTGTAAGCAGCACGTCATTGGCAGGTAAACCATTGAGAAATTGTTCTGTATTTTGCAGCACTTTTTCTTTTTGACGCTCAATGCCTTTTAAATCATTTAATTCAATTCGTTTGAGTTGGCGAATAGCTTTTAATTCGCCATTTTCCCATTTAAAGGCAATCGCTGAAAAATCAGGTGCTTGTTTAACTTCTGGTAGGCTTTGCTGTAGTTGTTGGAGTACAGTCGATAGTGCTTCTAAGATATTGTTTGGTAGGTTAATGGTCGCCATGATTAATCAGCTTATAATTACACTTGTCGTCGATCTTAACATTCGATCTAGTCGCATCAAACCCTTAAAGTGGTATAGATTTGCCAATTTTAGGGTTGAAATGGCGATGGTAATGCTCACATAATTTGCACATAGCTAGTTAGACTGGCGGATGAGTGTGTTAGTGAAATTTTAGGAAAATACAAAAAAGTGGGTGAGGATGAGTATGTTGTTTAAAGATTTCACACGGGAAATCAACCCGCACCAAGCCTATCGAATCAAAAAACTGAAAAACCAATTGGCTCAGGCAGACAACTATACTGAGTGGAAAAGTATTGCGCTTAAAATTGATGAAGAGTCAGGTGCGCAAGAGTGGAAGTATGACAACTGTTCACCTTATTTTGATGCAGAAGTGATTACGCATCGTTTGGGGTTATTAAAGCGTTATCGTCAACAAAAGCGTACGACTGATTTGATGTACTTGCTACGTGAAGGTCTGAGTTATGACATTGCTAATATTGCTCACCCCATGCTGTTTACCGCAACCTATGTCGGTACCAAGAAAATTATTGAAGACTATATTGAAGAAGTCAGTCAAGGTTTAGCATTTGTAGCATCTACGGATTGCCAGTGTTTAGATAAGCAGCAAAAAATTGAATTTTTTCAGCACTGCCAAAAGGCTTTTGGGCAACCAGCCATGATGTTTTCAGGGGGGGCGACATTAGGATTGTTCCATACAGGTGTGTGCAAGGCTTTGCTTGAGCAAGACCTAATGCCAAAAGTACTGTCTGGTTCAAGTGCAGGCGCTATTATGACAGCGATGCTAGGACGAGCAACACCTACAGAAATGCTGAGCATTTTAAATGGTGAAAACTTTTTCACAGATGCTTTTCAATTTCGTGGTTTCCGTGAAGTCCTAAAGGGCAATGGCGGCTTAGCGGATGTGAAACATCTAAAAAACTTTTTAATTGCAAATTTGGGTGACGCTACCTTTGAAGAGGCCTTTAAGCAGTCAGGCTTGTATAACAATGTCGCGGTTGCACCTTATGACGCCTCACAAAATCCGCGCATTATGAATACCTTTACTTCACCTGACTTATTGGTATGGAGTGCAGTACTCGCGTCTTGTGCAGTGCCGATTCTATTTCCGCCAGTCAAGCTCACCAGTAAACGACATGATGGCTTATATACCCCCTATATGTC
This DNA window, taken from Acinetobacter sp. WCHA55, encodes the following:
- the rpsU gene encoding 30S ribosomal protein S21 yields the protein MPQVKLKEGEPVDVAIRRFKRSCEKAGVLADVRKREFYEKPTQERKRKKAAAVKRYQKKLARESVRTTRLY
- a CDS encoding isochorismatase family protein, yielding MAATNGMLDPDDSVILLIDHQSGLFNTVRDVPVPDLRNYVIAIAKVATLLNIPVITTASVPDGPNGPLIPEIHHFAPHAVYVPRTGQINTWDNPLFVDEVKKTGRKTLIIAGTLTSVCMAFPAVSARQEGYNVYCVVDASGNWNKMATDTSIARVTQAGAIPTDTFAIVAELMRTWNRPEGSRFAEILSDHVCPEYKCLMESYAKAQQISRDGPETHLDKYQ
- a CDS encoding 2-hydroxyacid dehydrogenase, yielding MKQKVVVFSRIDAEVLQRLEQRYHVVVINPKAGDVNTQIREQVTDADAMIGAGRLLNQKNLETAKQLKIISSVSVGYDNYDLNYLNQAKIWLSHTPHVLTETTADLAFTLLMSAARQVPYLDQWTKTGQWSRTVGQAQFGQEIFGQTLGIIGLGNIGAAIARRGFHGFNMNILYHGRREKLELAQPLNARFCELDKLLEQSDFIVVAVDQNAHTQHLIGAEAFKKMQSHAVFVNVSRGAVVDEQALIQALEQKQIFAAGLDVYEKEPLQDSALFQLHNVVTLPHIGSATSVTRRKMAELAYQNLVKVLEGGQPQYLVNPEFR
- a CDS encoding ATP-binding protein — encoded protein: MATINLPNNILEALSTVLQQLQQSLPEVKQAPDFSAIAFKWENGELKAIRQLKRIELNDLKGIERQKEKVLQNTEQFLNGLPANDVLLTGSRGTGKSSIVRALLTEYAEQGLRLIEIERDDLSELPEIQKLIAERPEKFIVYCDDLAFNAEDENYRSLKSVLDGSLQSGSSNFIIYATSNRRHLLPEFMHENTPVTRVDVPQYTELHPQEAIEEKISLSDRFGLWLSFYPIDQNLYLDIVQHYLAKAQIVMDDTVRAEALRWCQARGQRSGRAAYQFSKHWVGSQKLKQL
- a CDS encoding DUF3336 domain-containing protein codes for the protein MLFKDFTREINPHQAYRIKKLKNQLAQADNYTEWKSIALKIDEESGAQEWKYDNCSPYFDAEVITHRLGLLKRYRQQKRTTDLMYLLREGLSYDIANIAHPMLFTATYVGTKKIIEDYIEEVSQGLAFVASTDCQCLDKQQKIEFFQHCQKAFGQPAMMFSGGATLGLFHTGVCKALLEQDLMPKVLSGSSAGAIMTAMLGRATPTEMLSILNGENFFTDAFQFRGFREVLKGNGGLADVKHLKNFLIANLGDATFEEAFKQSGLYNNVAVAPYDASQNPRIMNTFTSPDLLVWSAVLASCAVPILFPPVKLTSKRHDGLYTPYMSSTRWVDGSVRSDFPQEKMARLYNLNYTIASQVNPHVVPFMQSDEARFRKDMLSWPERIVRRQGKVISKGVMDFARERVGMIPPIRRLLDHGYGVVDQRYYGDVNIVGKYGLRHYSYMLQNPRPHLFKLLQREGERATWPKISMIETHARVGKTIQHCLEVLTALDTAEMNESEFLAV
- a CDS encoding M48 family metalloprotease: MKRFLCACSLSLISTVGFAEGQFLTNAPQFNVPEIGSGIGFIDQYNERYIGEKVYREVQRQLPVTQNPWLEDQLMNAFSSILSQTQLGQPIGLVVINDPQINAFAVPGGLFALNAGLITNANNMDEVAGVMAHEIAHVTQRHYSRSQEAFKGQGLLALAGILVGALVASQADGDVGSAVMVGTQAALMDKQLSYSRNQEREADRIGMQYMYSAGYNPQSMADFFEVMHRATSRVSFLPDFWFTHPLTTERMSEARLRANQLPKVKSTWRDEDFEILKLYTMVISNQATEQQLQMLVSRNSYAAQLALASFYLKQGDYKLAQQVLDQAKSHQKLHNLQTLIQADILLGQNRVNEALAVIQSPASIMPENRALNYKLAEVYIRQNRPELAQPVLNRFLNNNPRDVNAWRLMQQAASLDKKSPMHTINVLRYRAEVQFWSGFEEEAIKSLLHAQRLAKDNEAMSATIKMRLTQMQKDRQFRA
- a CDS encoding GatB/YqeY domain-containing protein, producing MTTLKSQITEVLKATMRAKEMDKLTVIRSLQAAIKQIEVDERKELDDAQVLAVIEKQIKQRKESIKAFEGAGREDLASKEQAELEVLSQFLPEAMTEEELDSMIAQTIAAQEATSMKDMGKVMNSLRPLIAGRADPSQVSAKIKAKLA
- the tsaD gene encoding tRNA (adenosine(37)-N6)-threonylcarbamoyltransferase complex transferase subunit TsaD, with translation MIVLGLETSCDETGLALYDSELGLRGQVLYSQIKLHAEYGGVVPELASRDHVRKLIPLMNQLLEESGVKKSEIEAVAYTRGPGLMGALMTGALFGRTLAFALNKPAIGVHHMEGHMLAPLLSETPPEFPFVALLVSGGHSQLMAAYGIGQYELLGESIDDAAGEAFDKVAKMMGLPYPGGPNISKLAEQGDPNAFAFPRPMLHQGLEFSFSGLKTAVSVQMKKLGDENRDADIAASFQEAIVDTLVKKSVKALKQTGLKRLVIAGGVSANKRLRERLEADLAKIRAQVYYAEPALCTDNGAMIAFAGYQRLKAGQHDGLAVTTTPRWPMTELTNPSEV